The Neisseria yangbaofengii genome contains a region encoding:
- a CDS encoding AcaB family transcriptional regulator: MELKQQHVIKPGSIHVHQEFHLKVGNKNSPFSNGYDMPRAAESLGNKVFEAVSEEDPQFAEWEVFKAHELLLKNYLGKNNKYKGNLLWGTYEILPSENDRFRKIRNLTSSGSDKFLLHTKQGVRMWEGNNNRRNGARWPGIKYGLSLSGELFSAAMTDNPYAQYHLCSLEEQIQEINAYLHDAQNEVDKQIQELAASGLSISIVRNDDPVEVSLMNTRGYSFKLVKMLMDYDQFVCSVKTLTTKGMMSNKQGNDILYNGSRLMRRTLNYLYTVVMEIRSIRNIRRDSLFDDATRAKLKLATEQGALPHLPMSLWMYEKQPSLVYIQKKMKSDELQKLAALLEEEGLAE, translated from the coding sequence ATGGAATTAAAACAACAGCACGTCATCAAACCCGGGAGTATCCATGTCCATCAGGAGTTTCATCTGAAGGTCGGCAACAAAAACTCCCCGTTCAGCAATGGTTACGATATGCCGCGTGCAGCGGAATCGCTTGGCAACAAAGTGTTTGAGGCGGTCTCGGAAGAAGACCCTCAGTTTGCCGAGTGGGAGGTGTTCAAGGCTCATGAACTGCTCCTGAAGAACTACCTAGGCAAAAACAATAAGTACAAAGGTAATCTGCTTTGGGGGACTTACGAGATTCTGCCGTCTGAAAACGACCGCTTTAGAAAAATCAGAAATCTGACCTCCTCAGGCAGTGACAAATTTCTGCTGCATACCAAGCAAGGGGTTCGGATGTGGGAGGGGAACAATAACCGTCGAAACGGGGCACGCTGGCCGGGTATCAAATACGGACTCAGTCTGAGCGGGGAACTGTTCAGTGCGGCTATGACAGACAACCCGTATGCCCAATACCACCTTTGCAGCCTTGAAGAGCAGATACAGGAAATCAATGCCTATCTTCATGATGCCCAAAATGAGGTAGACAAACAGATTCAGGAGCTGGCCGCCAGCGGTTTGAGCATTTCGATTGTCCGCAATGATGACCCGGTGGAAGTGAGTTTGATGAATACCAGGGGATACAGCTTTAAACTGGTTAAAATGCTGATGGACTACGACCAGTTTGTCTGTTCGGTAAAAACCCTGACTACTAAGGGCATGATGTCGAATAAACAAGGGAATGACATACTTTATAATGGCAGTCGGTTAATGAGACGCACTTTGAATTACCTGTATACGGTAGTCATGGAAATCCGATCGATTCGTAATATCCGAAGAGACAGTCTGTTTGATGATGCCACTCGTGCGAAGCTGAAACTGGCAACAGAACAAGGAGCATTGCCCCATTTGCCAATGAGTCTGTGGATGTATGAAAAACAGCCGTCACTGGTATATATCCAGAAAAAAATGAAGTCGGATGAATTACAGAAGCTGGCGGCACTGTTGGAGGAAGAAGGACTTGCCGAGTAA
- a CDS encoding single-stranded DNA-binding protein: MSVQLSVRGNLGKDFDLRPVSNPNSSEPSMVLNFSVASPNLKRNAEGKWETVSTEWLNCEYWNREAAHLHKILKTGMPVFLEGDERFENYTNRDGIEVRARVLRVKNLFIVPNERIEGISLRPARDPASGKNQDSDNVPDDDIPM, from the coding sequence ATGTCAGTTCAACTTTCTGTGCGCGGTAATCTTGGCAAAGATTTTGACTTGCGCCCCGTATCCAATCCAAACAGCAGTGAACCCAGCATGGTTCTTAATTTCTCTGTTGCCTCTCCAAACCTTAAACGCAATGCAGAAGGCAAATGGGAAACGGTATCCACCGAATGGCTTAACTGCGAATATTGGAACCGTGAAGCCGCACACCTGCATAAAATCTTAAAAACCGGTATGCCCGTTTTCCTTGAGGGTGATGAGCGCTTCGAAAACTATACGAATCGTGATGGCATAGAAGTGCGCGCCCGTGTCCTACGCGTTAAAAATCTGTTCATCGTCCCAAATGAACGTATCGAAGGCATTTCCTTGCGCCCTGCCCGTGACCCTGCATCAGGTAAAAATCAAGATTCGGATAATGTGCCGGATGATGATATTCCGATGTAA
- a CDS encoding DNA topoisomerase 3 yields the protein MRLFLCEKPSQAKDIGKVLGVLDGRYDGYFQKGDTAVTWAFGHILSQAMPAAYGEEFADFGNITALPVLPQQWKMEIQPKAAKQFKIIKGLLAKAGEVVIATDADREGEVIGREILEYCGYRGKVSRFWTSGLDPASVKKALTSIKPGRQTEPLYQAGLARGRADWLVGMNLSRAYTVAYSAGFGKEHTLSIGRIQTPTLNLVVRRDHIIDNFQPYPYYVLSADFQAASKEVFTAVWQIPESLKNSDGLCTDKAFVENLAKQLANAAGVVVSAKTDRKKTPAPLPYSLSALQKEAGKKLGISASKVLKIAQELYEKHKITSYPRTPCRYLPQSQQSEVAEVFTAMAAIDGSLAPALAKADPKRPSRVWNDTQVNKHSHHAIIPTKVSNFNLAQLDKNEREIYLMIRNRYIAQFYPDYEYDATVIVVESCGQQFKATGQTPKVLGWKTWLGKTEEDGGDDNDSAVLPAVSDGQQLVVTGSNPETKKTAPPPRFTEATLLDEMQTLSDFLKTVDDEQIKKILRSTEGLGTEATRANIIDRLFEMGYIEKQKGKIVSTEKGRKLISQIPAMVADPVTTAKWELALAGIESGKLTMADFMAYQEDLIRQLVDQAKADAAKRPKAAKPAASGQPKTQPNTKPVIHSLTVAVRCRKKR from the coding sequence ATGCGCTTATTCCTCTGCGAGAAACCCAGTCAGGCAAAAGACATCGGTAAAGTACTCGGTGTCCTGGACGGCCGCTATGACGGCTATTTCCAAAAAGGTGATACCGCCGTGACTTGGGCGTTCGGACACATTTTAAGCCAAGCCATGCCTGCTGCTTACGGTGAGGAGTTTGCTGATTTTGGCAACATCACTGCTCTTCCTGTTCTGCCTCAGCAATGGAAAATGGAAATCCAGCCGAAGGCGGCCAAGCAGTTCAAAATCATCAAAGGACTGCTGGCCAAAGCCGGGGAAGTTGTTATTGCAACAGATGCTGACCGTGAGGGTGAAGTTATCGGCCGCGAAATTCTGGAATACTGTGGCTACCGGGGCAAGGTATCGCGTTTCTGGACCAGCGGACTAGATCCTGCATCGGTTAAAAAAGCCTTGACAAGCATCAAACCTGGCCGGCAAACGGAACCCCTGTATCAGGCCGGACTGGCGCGGGGGCGTGCGGACTGGCTGGTCGGTATGAACCTGAGCCGGGCATACACCGTGGCATACTCGGCAGGTTTCGGAAAAGAACACACTCTATCCATCGGCCGCATTCAGACACCGACGCTGAACCTCGTAGTACGCCGCGACCACATTATCGACAACTTCCAACCGTATCCGTATTACGTTTTGAGTGCCGACTTTCAGGCGGCCTCCAAAGAGGTTTTTACAGCGGTTTGGCAGATACCCGAATCCCTTAAAAATTCAGACGGCCTGTGTACTGACAAAGCATTTGTTGAAAACTTGGCCAAACAGTTGGCCAATGCGGCAGGTGTTGTCGTTTCTGCTAAGACCGATCGCAAAAAGACACCCGCTCCATTGCCGTACAGCCTTTCGGCCTTACAGAAAGAAGCCGGCAAAAAACTGGGGATATCTGCCTCAAAGGTGTTGAAAATTGCCCAAGAGCTGTACGAGAAACACAAAATTACCTCCTACCCGCGTACGCCGTGCCGTTATCTGCCTCAGTCGCAGCAAAGCGAAGTGGCCGAGGTATTTACGGCCATGGCGGCCATCGACGGCAGCCTGGCACCGGCGTTGGCCAAAGCTGATCCCAAGCGTCCGTCGCGGGTATGGAACGACACTCAGGTCAACAAACATTCGCACCATGCGATTATTCCGACCAAGGTCAGTAACTTCAATTTGGCTCAATTGGATAAAAACGAGAGGGAAATCTATCTGATGATACGCAACCGTTACATTGCCCAGTTCTATCCCGACTACGAATACGACGCAACCGTCATTGTGGTAGAAAGCTGCGGGCAACAATTCAAAGCCACAGGCCAAACCCCAAAAGTCCTGGGCTGGAAAACATGGTTGGGCAAAACAGAAGAAGACGGCGGTGACGATAACGACAGCGCCGTATTGCCGGCCGTTTCAGACGGCCAACAACTGGTTGTAACCGGCAGCAATCCCGAAACCAAGAAAACCGCACCACCGCCGCGCTTTACCGAAGCCACGCTGCTGGATGAAATGCAAACCCTGTCCGATTTTCTCAAAACCGTGGACGACGAACAGATTAAAAAAATCCTCCGCAGTACCGAAGGATTGGGAACCGAAGCCACCCGCGCCAATATCATCGACCGCCTGTTTGAGATGGGCTACATCGAGAAGCAGAAAGGCAAAATCGTTTCCACCGAAAAGGGGCGCAAACTGATTAGCCAAATACCGGCAATGGTGGCCGATCCCGTTACCACCGCCAAATGGGAGCTGGCTTTGGCCGGTATCGAATCGGGCAAATTGACGATGGCGGACTTTATGGCCTATCAGGAAGACCTGATTCGGCAGTTGGTTGATCAGGCCAAAGCCGATGCAGCGAAAAGGCCGAAAGCGGCAAAACCGGCAGCGTCCGGTCAACCGAAAACGCAGCCAAACACAAAGCCGGTGATACATTCCCTGACTGTGGCGGTACGTTGCAGGAAAAAGCGTTGA
- a CDS encoding YcbK family protein: MNLSRRDFLYKTTALAGMVATGAAGILLPKDALAVTNMSDFWSRDRLIDFRRADTGEKSSIRFFSQNRYDPEAYRHACWLLRDAKDQNAMIGMDIGLLNLLYAMQEWARVSGRPDPVITINSAYRTPRRNASIEGAARNSLHMRGKAVDITMRGVTLGQLEQMAQYYKVGGIGIYDSFIHLDTGRYRSWRG, translated from the coding sequence ATGAACTTAAGCCGTCGTGATTTTCTTTATAAAACGACCGCCTTAGCAGGAATGGTTGCTACTGGCGCTGCGGGAATTTTGCTTCCAAAGGATGCTCTTGCCGTGACTAATATGTCTGATTTTTGGAGTAGAGATCGTTTAATTGATTTTCGCCGAGCTGATACAGGAGAGAAAAGTAGTATTCGCTTTTTCAGTCAGAATAGATATGATCCTGAAGCATACCGACATGCCTGCTGGTTGTTACGTGATGCAAAAGATCAAAATGCTATGATTGGCATGGATATTGGACTATTGAACTTACTTTACGCTATGCAGGAATGGGCACGGGTTTCAGGACGGCCTGACCCGGTTATTACCATCAACAGTGCATATCGGACACCGCGCCGCAACGCTTCTATAGAAGGTGCTGCACGAAACTCACTGCACATGCGAGGTAAAGCAGTCGACATTACCATGCGCGGCGTGACGCTTGGGCAGCTGGAGCAAATGGCACAGTATTACAAGGTTGGCGGCATCGGCATATACGACAGCTTCATTCATTTAGATACCGGACGATACCGTAGCTGGAGGGGGTAG